A genome region from Vulpes lagopus strain Blue_001 chromosome 7, ASM1834538v1, whole genome shotgun sequence includes the following:
- the LOC121494521 gene encoding GTP:AMP phosphotransferase AK3, mitochondrial-like, whose protein sequence is MGEENGTCQFHCFWRHPLSMLRNQDEENSLAQRCPPAAPHGAAPRARSQAGAPARPGSLRRLRAVILGAPGSGKGTGEGTVSWRITKHFALKHLSSGDLLRDNVLRGTEIGVLAKTFIDQGKLIPDEVMTRLALHELKNLTQCSWLLDGFPRTLPQAEALDGAYQIDTVINLNVPFEGIKQRLPARWIHQASGRVYNIEFNPPKAVGIDDLTAEPLIQRDDDKPETAVKRLKAYEVQTQPVLEYYRKKGVLETFSGTETNKIWPHVYAFLQTKVPQINQKASVTP, encoded by the exons aTGGGGGAAGAGAATGGCACCTGCCAGTTCCATTGCTTTTGGAGACATCCCCTTAGCATGCTTCGAAATCAGGATGAAGAG AACTCCTTGGCGCAGCGCTGtccgcccgccgccccgcacGGCGCAGCCCCGCGAGCGCGCAGCCAGGCCGGAGCCCCCGCgcggcccggctccctgcggcGGCTGCGCGCCGTGATCCTGGGGGCGCCGGGCTCCGGCAAGGGCACCGGCGAGGGCACCGTGTCGTGGCGCATCACCAAGCACTTCGCGCTGAAGCACCTCTCCAGCGGAGACCTGCTCCGGGACAACGTGCTTCGGGGCACAGAAATTGGTGTGTTAGCCAAGACTTTCATTGACCAAGGGAAGCTTATCCCGGATGAGGTCATGACTCGGCTGGCCCTTCATGAGCTGAAAAACCTCACCCAATGTAGCTGGCTATTGGATGGTTTTCCAAGGACACTTCCACAGGCAGAAGCCCTGGACGGAGCTTACCAGATAGACACAGTGATTAATCTGAACGTGCCCTTCGAAGGCATTAAGCAGCGTCTCCCCGCGCGCTGGATTCATCAGGCCAGCGGCCGAGTCTACAACATCGAATTCAACCCTCCCAAAGCCGTGGGCATTGATGACCTGACAGCGGAGCCTCTCATTCAGCGGGATGATGACAAGCCAGAGACGGCTGTCAAGAGACTCAAGGCTTATGAAGTCCAAACACAGCCGGTCCTGGAATATTACCGGAAAAAGGGAGTATTGGAAACCTTCTCTGGAACAGAAACCAACAAGATCTGGCCCCATGTGTATGCTTTCCTACAAACAAAAGTTCCACAAATAAACCAGAAAGCATCAGTTACTCCATGA